A window of Candidatus Nitrosotenuis uzonensis genomic DNA:
TCATAGGCGGGACGGGCGGCATGGGAAAGGGCTTTGCTCTGCGCTGGTGCAAAAAGCACGATATTTTGATCGGCTCGCGTGACGCGCAAAGAGCATCTGATGCCGCAAAAGAATATTCTGATGTGGCAAGGCAAGCTTTTGGGAACATTGGCGGTGCGATATCAGGTGCTGACAACCTTTCTGTTGCAAAGCAAAGCGACGTTCTTGTTCTGGCAATACCATATGAGAATATTGATTCGGTGTGTCCTGAGCTGCTTGCAAATGTAAGAGATTCCTGTATTGTGATATCGCCCATAGTCCCGATGGTAAAGACCGATACAGGCTTTGAGTTCATACCGCTAAAAGAGGGAAAACAGTTTGCACACCAGATGGTGCAAAAATACATGAAAAACAAGCAAAAGTTGGTCTCTGCGTTTCATGTGATATCTGAGAAAAAGCTTGTCGATCCCAAGTTTGTTTTAGATTATGATATTTTCGTTTGCGGTGATGAGAAGGAATCAGTGGATGTAGTAAACTCGCTGATACTGGAAATTGAAGGACTGAGGCCGATATTTTTGGGTCCTGGCGCACTGGCATACCAGGCAGAGATTGCAACCCCGCTGCTTCTCAATGCCATGATAAAGAACAAGCTGAAAAATCCTGGAATTAAAATTCTCTAGATTCGTATTTGCTTTCTAGAATGCGGATTTATATCGCGTCAAAGCCTTATTAGTAAAATTCCTTGCTTTACTATGAAAGGGCAAACCAAGCTGAAAACAGTGAATGTATCAGCAAAAGGACAGATTGCAATACCTGCGGATGTAAGAAGATGCATGGGATTAGAAAAAGAGACAGGTGTTTGCTTACGGCTGCACGGAAAAAAATTCTTATTAAAAAATCAAACGAATTTACAAAAAACGAAGACGATTTAGTTATTTGACAAAGATTTCCGAAAAGACGGCAAAAAAACTGCGGTACAATGAAAAGGATGGCATCTGAGATAAGCTTTGAGCAGGACCAGATACTGTTAATTGCTTTTCCGTTTAGCGATTTATCCAAGATGAAACAACGGCCAGTTTTGGTCTTTTCAAATAAAATTCACAATTATATATCAAGTGATTTTGTATGTTGTGATATTACTTCAAATCTTGACAATTATTCTATTCTTCTTGAGAGGGGATGTTCTGGACGGAAAGATTCCAAGACGTCACGAATAAAATTCAGCAAGATATTCACGCTTGAAAAATCGCTTGTTGTAAAAGAGCTAGGCAGAGTAAAGAATGAAAAGTTTAACCAAGTAAGAAAATCATTGTCGGAATTGGTGTGATTTATTATACAAAAGATTTGCTTTAGTCTATGGAATCGTCCCCCCAAAAAAAAGGTAGAAACTGGTATTCTGCCATGGGCGTTCTGTTTTTGGTCTCTGGTGTGATAGTACTTGTACGCGATTCCATATTGTGGAGCCCGGAGTTTGTGGTTGATTTTTTATTTGATGGCGAGATAAACTCTGCCAAGGTCTCAATCGGCATGTTAGTGTTTGGAGGATTCCTGCTTACATTTGGAATGAGGAAAAGGAATGTTCAGTAGGGAAAAATTCCTTAAAAAACAAAAAGTGTTGCGCCTTGCAACCATAGATAAGAAAGGAAATCCTCACTTGGTTCCTGTCTGGTACAAGTATTCTGCAAAAAAGTTCTATATTGGTACCAGCTCCAAATCACAAAAGGCAAGAAATGTCAAAGTGAATAAAACAGTCTGCTTTTGTGTAGATGATGGAATATGGCACCCAATTTATGGTGTGATGGGTGTTGGTAAGGCAAAGCTGATTTTGAGAAAATCCAAGGTAAAAAGAGTAGCTAGTTCCATTTTATTGCGCTATTTTAAGAGCCTGAATTTAAAATCCGCAAAAGAATTGCTGGAACAGACTGATTGCATAATAGAGATAACGCCGAAAAAAATTACTAGTTGGCAGTACTGAACTTTTCTATTTCATTTAATGCAAAGTCAAGTGTGTTCATATCCGGAAGAAACACCAACCTAAAGTGGCCACTGCCATACTGCGTTCCAAATCCAGAGCCGTGAACGGTAAGAACGCCGGTCGTTTTTAATAACTCCATGACAAATTCCTGATCCGAGGAATACCTGTTATTTTCTATTTTCGGAAAAGCATAGAATGCACCCTTTGGGCTGGTACATGATAGTCCTGGAATAGAGTTTAGTCTTTTTACCACAAAGTCGCGTCTTTTTTTCAGCTCCGATACAAATTCATTGACGTATCCTTGCGGGCCTCGCAGTGATTCCAGTGCGGCATACTGGACTGGCAGGTTTGTCGATATTCTCACTCGCGCTAGTTTAGGAAGGTTCTCGCGCAACGGCCTTAGCTTCTCGGATTGGTTGAATCCAATGTATCCTATTCTCCAGCCGGACATCAGGTGCACCTTGGAAAATCCGTTTAGCAGTATTATTGGCGAGTCGCTCGATACCTTGCCTATTCCGGTGAACTTTTCATCAAATACTATCTGATCGTATATTTCATCACATATGACATACAGGTCGTGCTCGTTTGCAATATCAACTATATTTTTGAGCGATTTTTCTGAAAATACCGCTCCCGTCGGGTTGTTAGGAGAGATAAGGCATATGGCAACTGTCTTTTTTGTTATCTTTTTTCGTATATCCGCAATGTCGGGTGTGGAGTTTTTCAGATCTACTGCAAATTCTACCGGTATGCCGCCATGCAGCCTCACATATGATGCGTATGGCGGATAGTATGGTCCTGGGAGCAGCACCTCGTCTCCTTCCTCTATTATAGATGACATTACCATATCAAGTGCTTCTGAGACGCCGTTTGTCACAAGGATGTCATCTGGGCCGACTGAGAGACCTTTTGAGCTTTCTTTTTTTGCGATTGCCTCTCTCAGCTCAGGCAGTCCTTCTGATGATGCGTAATAATTGAATCCTGATTTGATTGATTTTATCATAGCTTCCTTTACGTTCTCTGGCGGCTGGAAGCCGTACTGGACAGGGTCTCCTATGTTAAGGTAGGTGATTTTCTTTCCTTGTTTTTCGACCTGCCTTGCCGCAAGCACGATATCTCTGATTGCATATTCCACTCCGGCTACTTTTTTTGAGACCTTCAAGCAGCTAGACAGATATTTAGCCTTGTTAAAGTGTTTTTGGACTCGTAGCACAGTCTGGATAGTGCGGGCGGCTTCGGACCGCCAGGTCGAGGGATCGAAGCCCTCCGAGCCCTCTAATTTTAATAGAACAAATCAGAATCACATATGATGGCGCCCGGAATCGGCCTGATGAAAAAAAGACTGGAAACTGAAAAGCAGGCAATAGTACTTGCAGTATCTGGAATTGTAAAAAAGTATGGTGTTGCACCCGTAGATATTACCACGCTTGAGACAAAATACGATGATGAGCTTGGAGACTGGTATGTCGCTTTGGGTTTTGCTGACAAGCGTGCAGTGGTAAGGATGGATTCTGTTCATGCGACCATTTCAGAGATAAATGAGATCTAAGTATCTTCTGAAAAAAGAATAAGATAAATTGTTTTTGAGAACTATTTGAAAAAAATTGGTACAGTTCGGTGGTGAGCCACTTGCCCACGATCATCTATTACGGTTTTAAAATAGAAAAATTCTCCCGTGCGGACGCTCTAAACTCCCAGTAGTTTTTTTCGGTACTGTAATAGCAGGCAGCTTTTACACATGCATTCATCATGTATGATATCCTCTTCAGTAATCCTTGGTTCTTTAAAGCACTAGCAGGACTTGTCTTCTTGGCACTCAAAGGCAATGCCGTATCTTGCGCAGTTTTTTGCACCAATACTATTTGGCATATGTTGTAAAAAATTTTTATTATTTTTTGAACTGCACGTTTGGCGCCTCAGGCGTTGGTATCACGATAAGGCCGCCGTCGCGCAGCTGGCCAATCAGCTGTATTACTTCTTTTTCCACCTGATTTCTTTGCAGTCCTGTTTTCTGGGCAAAAATTTCCACAAGCTCTGTTATTTTGCGCTTGCCGTTACACGATCTCCAAAAGTCAACTATGGCCTGGTTTACCATAAAGCCCTGGTTGTGCTCGTTTGCAAGGACCATGCCGCCGTCTTCCTGCTGTATTAGAGAGCCTACTCCCTGTGGCAGTGCAGTCTCATAGTCTATTGGTGCAGGATTTCCCCTTGATGAAAAGCTTTTCAGTTTTGCCCTTGCAACATCCGACATTTTATCAAGAGTCCATGGTGGATCCCAGACTATATCGACTTTGACATTGTTAACACCTGGGACTTTTTTTGCATACCTTGTAACATCTGATACTAGTGTTTGGTGTAGCGGGCAGCCCTGTGTTGTCATTGTCATTTTGATGTGCACGTCATTTGATTCTGAAATGTCGATTCCATAGACTAGCCCCATCTCTACAATATTTAGCGGGATTTCAGGGTCCATGCACTTGGTGAGCGATTCTCGGATTTGCTCTGCTGTGATTGCTGGCATATTTTCTATGTCTTTGCAAAAATGAATAAAAACTTTCTATTTCTTAGCTTCAAGTAACTTTTGTATAGATTCTTCGTATGGTGCTGTTGCCACGCCTGCCTCCGTGATTATCCCTGAAATTAATTCTGGGGGGGTCATATCAAAGGCCGGATTTATCACGTTGATTCCATCAGGAGCTGTCTTTTTGTCTCCAGTTTGGGTCACTTCCGTGGATTTTCTTTGCTCTATTATGACATCTTCGGGATTGCTTTTCATATCAAATGTAGAGAGCGGGGCTGCCACATAGAATGGGATTCCGTGCTGTTTTGCCATCAGTGCTACCTGGTATGTTCCGATTTTGTTGTATACGTGTCCTGTTCGGAGTACCCTGTCTGCGCCCACTACAACCTTGTTTACAAGCTTGTTTGCCATCGTATAGCCTACGGCAGTATCCGGAATCAGGCTGACATCAAATCCGTCATGCTTTAGCTCAAACGCAGTAAGTCTTGAGCCTTGCTGTACAGGTCTTGTCTCTGTTGCTATTACTTTGATGTTCTTTCCTGCTTCTTTTGTTGCTCGTATGACTCCAAGTGCAGTTCCGTATGCTACAGTAGCTAGAGATCCTGCGTTGCAGTGTGTCATTATAGTGTCATTGTCGTTGAATAGTTGTGAACCATGTTTTCCCATAGTCATGTTGATTTTGATGTCATCTTCTGCCATTTGTTTTGCAGTATTCATTATCAGATCTCTGATTTCTTGTACAGTATTACCTTTTTTTGCCGCATTCATTATTTGTTCAAGACCCCATGCAAGATTAACTGCAGTAGGCCTTGTCTCAAAGAGAATTTTTCTTGCTTTTTCAAGATCTGATAAGAGTTGTTCTTTTGTTGTAGCAGTGCTTTGAAGAGATGCTAATGCAAGACCAAACGCACCAGAAACTCCAATTGCCGGTGCGCCTCTTACTACCAAATTTCTGATTGCTGATGCTACGTCATTATAATCAGAGTATTCTACAAAAACAAGTTCGTTTGGTAATTTGGTTTGATCGATCATTACTACTTTATTATTTTTCCAGTCTACCGTTCTTAATAATGAATGAATTGTGGGTTGATTGTCCATGTGATTTTAGT
This region includes:
- the npdG gene encoding NADPH-dependent F420 reductase; protein product: MKIGIIGGTGGMGKGFALRWCKKHDILIGSRDAQRASDAAKEYSDVARQAFGNIGGAISGADNLSVAKQSDVLVLAIPYENIDSVCPELLANVRDSCIVISPIVPMVKTDTGFEFIPLKEGKQFAHQMVQKYMKNKQKLVSAFHVISEKKLVDPKFVLDYDIFVCGDEKESVDVVNSLILEIEGLRPIFLGPGALAYQAEIATPLLLNAMIKNKLKNPGIKIL
- a CDS encoding type II toxin-antitoxin system PemK/MazF family toxin; translation: MASEISFEQDQILLIAFPFSDLSKMKQRPVLVFSNKIHNYISSDFVCCDITSNLDNYSILLERGCSGRKDSKTSRIKFSKIFTLEKSLVVKELGRVKNEKFNQVRKSLSELV
- a CDS encoding pyridoxamine 5'-phosphate oxidase family protein codes for the protein MFSREKFLKKQKVLRLATIDKKGNPHLVPVWYKYSAKKFYIGTSSKSQKARNVKVNKTVCFCVDDGIWHPIYGVMGVGKAKLILRKSKVKRVASSILLRYFKSLNLKSAKELLEQTDCIIEITPKKITSWQY
- a CDS encoding aminotransferase class I/II-fold pyridoxal phosphate-dependent enzyme, which codes for MKVSKKVAGVEYAIRDIVLAARQVEKQGKKITYLNIGDPVQYGFQPPENVKEAMIKSIKSGFNYYASSEGLPELREAIAKKESSKGLSVGPDDILVTNGVSEALDMVMSSIIEEGDEVLLPGPYYPPYASYVRLHGGIPVEFAVDLKNSTPDIADIRKKITKKTVAICLISPNNPTGAVFSEKSLKNIVDIANEHDLYVICDEIYDQIVFDEKFTGIGKVSSDSPIILLNGFSKVHLMSGWRIGYIGFNQSEKLRPLRENLPKLARVRISTNLPVQYAALESLRGPQGYVNEFVSELKKRRDFVVKRLNSIPGLSCTSPKGAFYAFPKIENNRYSSDQEFVMELLKTTGVLTVHGSGFGTQYGSGHFRLVFLPDMNTLDFALNEIEKFSTAN
- a CDS encoding PqqD family peptide modification chaperone, which encodes MPAITAEQIRESLTKCMDPEIPLNIVEMGLVYGIDISESNDVHIKMTMTTQGCPLHQTLVSDVTRYAKKVPGVNNVKVDIVWDPPWTLDKMSDVARAKLKSFSSRGNPAPIDYETALPQGVGSLIQQEDGGMVLANEHNQGFMVNQAIVDFWRSCNGKRKITELVEIFAQKTGLQRNQVEKEVIQLIGQLRDGGLIVIPTPEAPNVQFKK
- the mtnA gene encoding S-methyl-5-thioribose-1-phosphate isomerase, whose protein sequence is MDNQPTIHSLLRTVDWKNNKVVMIDQTKLPNELVFVEYSDYNDVASAIRNLVVRGAPAIGVSGAFGLALASLQSTATTKEQLLSDLEKARKILFETRPTAVNLAWGLEQIMNAAKKGNTVQEIRDLIMNTAKQMAEDDIKINMTMGKHGSQLFNDNDTIMTHCNAGSLATVAYGTALGVIRATKEAGKNIKVIATETRPVQQGSRLTAFELKHDGFDVSLIPDTAVGYTMANKLVNKVVVGADRVLRTGHVYNKIGTYQVALMAKQHGIPFYVAAPLSTFDMKSNPEDVIIEQRKSTEVTQTGDKKTAPDGINVINPAFDMTPPELISGIITEAGVATAPYEESIQKLLEAKK